The following proteins are co-located in the Paenibacillus sp. JNUCC32 genome:
- a CDS encoding TetR/AcrR family transcriptional regulator, with protein MPEHKRVDPRAVRSKKLLKQAVFSLLADNLEVSQLTVQKIATRAELNRATFYLHYEDINDLLRQIVHEIFDDLSMKVEPLLQVKSRNEREQLITFLNYFYEYRKIFAVLVEHTGFKTHLSNLLKNTIEQRRDARNIHSTSRVASVDIVASSLLGIIMWWIKDGTEHSAEYIADQITLMYRRKYL; from the coding sequence ATGCCTGAACATAAAAGAGTGGATCCACGAGCCGTTCGCTCCAAAAAGCTGCTGAAACAGGCCGTTTTTTCATTACTGGCCGACAATCTGGAAGTCTCTCAATTGACCGTCCAAAAAATTGCAACCCGCGCAGAGCTAAATCGCGCCACGTTTTATTTGCATTATGAGGATATTAATGATTTGCTGCGCCAGATCGTGCATGAGATCTTTGACGACCTGTCCATGAAAGTCGAGCCGCTATTACAAGTGAAGAGCAGAAACGAGCGGGAGCAGCTAATTACATTTTTAAATTATTTTTATGAATACCGGAAAATTTTCGCCGTGTTGGTTGAGCATACGGGCTTCAAAACCCACTTGTCGAACCTATTGAAAAACACGATAGAACAACGCAGAGACGCAAGAAACATCCATTCCACAAGTCGGGTTGCCTCCGTTGATATTGTGGCCTCATCACTTCTGGGGATTATTATGTGGTGGATTAAGGATGGTACCGAGCATAGCGCAGAATACATTGCCGATCAGATTACCTTGATGTATAGAAGAAAGTATTTGTAA
- a CDS encoding response regulator transcription factor, protein MRSVFFVDDEPLIAQGLATIVDWQEYDLHVSGSANDGLQALEKLKEEPVDLLITDIMMPRMNGLELIKKVKAMHPRTKFIVLSGYEEFEYVKIGITLGIQNYILKPINIEELEATIKHIRGDWEREELKRFRSEEDWKVLRSNILQRWVNGEIKSSELKQRAELLGIPLHYPSYQVNVLRLISDERSVSQLFRLTSLADECCQALSEELGGDHEVICFPDADDDIVVLTASMKERKDAAREGMRGAMAKLRQLTGLRMWCAEGHAAVHDFKDIQESYRLAKGHFNARLIAGDEETLYHPPAEPESDPASSPSVRPDAFAKLLIEGDVSSLQAYIESVLDGGSGAQTVPRGACMNAAVQLMIAAKDVEKSPDYSEVFTPMHRINTLQGLRSHVWRIVERSLQRLQEAEQGYSPHVSFLVEQVQHHYPEELSLKTLSQRLQMHPNYLGQLFQQEVGASFSDYLNHYRIEKATQLLLHTDQKTADIAFSVGYTDSSYFYRQFKKYTGVSPTEMRSMYRI, encoded by the coding sequence ATGAGGAGCGTATTTTTTGTTGATGATGAGCCTTTGATTGCTCAGGGATTGGCCACGATTGTGGATTGGCAGGAATACGATCTGCACGTGTCCGGTTCGGCCAACGATGGGCTGCAGGCGCTAGAGAAATTGAAGGAAGAGCCTGTGGATCTGCTGATCACGGATATTATGATGCCAAGAATGAACGGACTCGAGCTCATTAAGAAGGTGAAAGCCATGCATCCCCGCACCAAGTTCATTGTGCTTAGCGGGTATGAGGAATTCGAATATGTGAAGATAGGGATTACGCTCGGCATCCAAAATTACATTTTGAAGCCGATCAACATCGAGGAGCTGGAAGCAACGATCAAGCATATCCGGGGCGATTGGGAACGCGAGGAGCTGAAGCGGTTTCGCTCCGAGGAGGATTGGAAGGTTCTCCGCAGCAATATTTTGCAGCGATGGGTGAACGGCGAAATCAAAAGCTCGGAGCTCAAGCAAAGAGCCGAGCTTCTCGGCATTCCGCTGCATTATCCGTCATACCAGGTTAACGTGCTGCGGCTCATATCCGACGAGCGCTCGGTATCCCAGCTCTTCCGCCTGACCAGCCTGGCGGATGAATGCTGCCAAGCTCTTTCGGAGGAGCTTGGGGGAGATCATGAGGTCATTTGTTTTCCCGATGCGGATGACGACATCGTTGTTTTGACGGCCTCGATGAAGGAGCGGAAGGATGCTGCGCGGGAAGGGATGAGAGGAGCCATGGCCAAGCTGCGGCAGTTGACCGGCTTGCGCATGTGGTGCGCCGAAGGTCATGCGGCTGTCCATGATTTTAAAGATATTCAGGAGAGCTACAGGCTAGCGAAAGGCCACTTCAACGCCCGCCTGATTGCAGGAGATGAAGAGACCTTATACCATCCGCCTGCGGAACCGGAGTCCGATCCGGCATCTTCGCCGTCGGTTCGCCCCGATGCCTTCGCGAAGCTGCTGATCGAAGGCGATGTTTCGTCCTTGCAGGCCTACATCGAATCCGTTCTTGACGGCGGCAGCGGGGCGCAGACGGTACCCAGGGGAGCCTGCATGAATGCGGCTGTCCAATTGATGATAGCGGCAAAGGATGTGGAGAAAAGCCCCGACTACAGCGAGGTGTTCACGCCAATGCACCGGATTAATACGCTCCAGGGGCTCCGAAGCCATGTATGGCGCATTGTCGAGCGCAGCCTCCAGCGCCTGCAGGAAGCGGAACAGGGGTACAGCCCCCATGTATCGTTCCTTGTCGAGCAGGTGCAGCACCATTATCCGGAAGAGCTATCCTTGAAGACGCTGAGCCAGCGGCTGCAGATGCATCCGAATTATTTGGGGCAGCTCTTTCAGCAGGAGGTCGGCGCAAGCTTTTCGGATTATTTGAACCATTACCGCATCGAGAAAGCGACGCAGCTCCTGCTGCATACCGATCAGAAGACGGCGGATATCGCTTTCAGCGTAGGTTACACGGACAGCTCGTACTTTTACAGGCAGTTCAAAAAATATACGGGCGTATCTCCAACCGAGATGAGGTCCATGTATCGGATCTAA
- a CDS encoding uracil-DNA glycosylase, translating to MSTETNHPCVILPEEQAPEDMQQCERCELCRQRNRVIWGEGNPQGSLMMILDNPGAREDREGNPFLCGTRETLQLGMREAGMDIHSVYVTYLLKRRPTRAYDKPATRAACLPHLQSQLLQKQPLVLFGFGNVVVEGLFPQKENATVKELRGSWHEFEGIPIGFTYHPLAVRRSPNLLRFFVEDLKGLMAKWEERAGRET from the coding sequence ATGTCTACGGAAACGAACCATCCCTGTGTCATTTTGCCAGAAGAGCAAGCACCCGAAGATATGCAGCAATGCGAACGCTGCGAATTGTGCAGACAGCGGAATCGCGTCATCTGGGGGGAAGGCAATCCGCAAGGCTCGCTGATGATGATCCTGGATAATCCGGGAGCCCGGGAGGATCGGGAGGGTAACCCGTTCTTGTGCGGGACCCGGGAAACCCTCCAACTCGGCATGAGGGAAGCGGGCATGGATATCCACTCGGTTTACGTCACCTATTTGCTGAAACGCCGGCCAACCCGTGCTTATGATAAGCCTGCAACCCGAGCGGCATGCCTTCCGCATTTGCAGTCGCAGCTCCTTCAGAAGCAGCCGCTCGTATTGTTTGGCTTTGGCAATGTCGTAGTCGAAGGATTATTCCCGCAGAAGGAGAATGCCACCGTCAAGGAGTTGCGGGGGAGCTGGCATGAATTTGAAGGAATCCCGATTGGCTTTACCTATCATCCGCTGGCCGTTAGAAGAAGCCCCAATTTGCTAAGATTCTTTGTCGAGGATTTGAAAGGTTTGATGGCGAAGTGGGAGGAGAGAGCAGGGAGGGAGACATAA
- a CDS encoding sensor histidine kinase codes for MTIIEQGVLHIFRLRQFYLNHLKRKMFNKIVVLYSAVMIVLFAIAATLVYQYQTQRILREQTDANLKSAHVLNIYLSRQYESIQNIFQQIYGDATLSDELIYFLNNEYESYLKYRLDLYTKTGEQRLRSFNTLLKNYLEQEPSAKSVSIYSYPNDFYMHISRTNQQLNNESGSKSKWENWFARREQHSWDTMPLNELSGSAAGSGARSYSYSRELKDPWTLERVGMLNVEFDARQISTWLESRASVKGRIMVLNAQGTVIYDSEDVYYGQTYPYHLEPEKAGDWVELDEPSKVNMLNVGNAGLSVVGIVSKSSIEENTESLRTGLILVTLVFMAASFAITFTIVRKFSKKVQRIIRSMNRIGEGDLSTRIQMSGEDELQQISRRFNDMGDRLEQYIDKMYTSEIKQKNAELVALQSQINPHFLYNTLESIRMKAYFVGAKEVGQMIYSLSVMFKNMVKKSTMVTVEEEIDMCSVYLDLFRIRYEGRLETEIEVDPEIQNLSIIKLLIQPIVENYIVHGFRPLEDNNKISVRAHGAEDRVVITVSDNGTGIPEEKLIQIRQTLDKVLQPPDKGYRSIGLMNVHERIVLNYGSDYGVTIRSTEGQGTEVRMEIPKLRKGETT; via the coding sequence GTGACCATTATAGAACAGGGTGTGTTACATATTTTCAGACTGCGCCAATTTTATTTAAACCATCTGAAGCGAAAGATGTTCAACAAAATCGTCGTGCTGTATTCGGCCGTCATGATCGTGCTGTTCGCGATTGCGGCGACCTTGGTCTATCAATATCAAACGCAGCGCATACTCCGTGAGCAGACGGATGCGAATCTCAAATCCGCGCATGTCCTGAATATCTATTTGAGCCGGCAGTATGAGAGCATCCAGAATATATTCCAGCAGATTTACGGCGACGCCACGCTGAGCGACGAGCTGATCTATTTTTTGAACAACGAATATGAGAGTTACCTCAAATACCGCCTGGATTTGTACACCAAGACGGGGGAGCAGCGTTTGCGGTCCTTCAATACCCTGCTGAAGAATTACCTGGAGCAGGAGCCCAGCGCCAAAAGCGTGTCCATCTACAGTTATCCGAACGATTTTTATATGCACATCAGCCGGACCAACCAGCAGCTGAATAATGAATCCGGTTCCAAAAGCAAATGGGAGAACTGGTTCGCCCGCCGGGAGCAGCACAGCTGGGATACCATGCCGCTAAACGAGCTTTCAGGTTCAGCCGCAGGCTCCGGTGCAAGGTCCTATTCCTATTCGCGAGAGCTGAAGGACCCTTGGACCCTGGAACGGGTAGGCATGTTGAACGTGGAGTTCGACGCCCGGCAAATATCGACCTGGCTCGAGAGCAGAGCTTCGGTCAAAGGCCGGATCATGGTGTTGAACGCCCAGGGAACCGTGATTTACGACTCGGAGGATGTGTATTACGGTCAAACCTATCCCTACCACTTGGAACCGGAAAAAGCCGGAGACTGGGTGGAGCTGGACGAACCCTCCAAGGTGAACATGTTGAATGTCGGGAATGCGGGCTTGTCGGTGGTGGGTATCGTGTCGAAATCCTCGATCGAGGAGAATACGGAGAGTTTGAGGACCGGACTGATCCTGGTCACGCTTGTATTTATGGCGGCCAGCTTTGCAATTACGTTCACGATCGTTCGAAAATTCTCCAAAAAAGTGCAGCGGATCATCCGCTCGATGAACCGCATCGGCGAAGGCGATCTGTCGACGCGCATCCAGATGTCCGGCGAAGACGAGCTGCAGCAAATTTCCCGCCGGTTCAACGACATGGGCGACCGTTTGGAGCAGTACATCGATAAGATGTACACCTCGGAAATCAAGCAAAAAAACGCGGAGCTGGTTGCCCTGCAGTCGCAGATCAATCCCCATTTTTTATACAATACGCTGGAATCCATTCGCATGAAGGCGTATTTCGTGGGAGCGAAGGAAGTGGGCCAAATGATATACAGCCTGTCGGTCATGTTCAAGAACATGGTGAAGAAGAGCACGATGGTTACCGTTGAAGAGGAGATCGATATGTGCTCGGTTTACCTCGACTTGTTCCGCATCCGCTATGAAGGGCGGCTGGAGACGGAAATTGAGGTCGACCCGGAAATCCAAAACCTTAGCATTATCAAGCTGCTCATCCAGCCCATCGTGGAAAACTATATCGTTCACGGATTCCGTCCGCTTGAGGACAACAATAAAATTTCTGTCCGGGCCCACGGGGCAGAGGACCGGGTCGTGATTACCGTCTCAGACAATGGAACGGGCATACCGGAGGAAAAGCTGATCCAGATCCGCCAGACGCTGGACAAGGTTCTCCAGCCTCCCGACAAGGGCTACCGGTCGATCGGGCTGATGAACGTGCATGAACGGATCGTTCTGAATTACGGAAGTGATTACGGCGTGACCATCCGCAGCACGGAGGGGCAGGGAACGGAGGTCCGCATGGAAATACCGAAGCTTCGCAAGGGGGAGACGACATGA
- a CDS encoding AAC(3) family N-acetyltransferase translates to MHTWESLMKQLEQLGIDGQGTLLVHSSMKSMGQVEGGADTVLDALTAYMKEGLLVLPTHTWSYINADNPKFYVDQSPSCVGILPELFRKRPDVVRSLHPTHSVAALGQDAIPFTNDDHRFDTPCARGSAWGKLLDRKATILLVGVDLKRNTFIHGVEEWVDIPGRLTDGHEKLYTVLPDGTEIPVPSRRHCGLSWSEHFWKVDEVLESRGAMHKGHLGDAVVRVCDAAAVADVITEMLKDNPDLFSDNQPLDHTMHNV, encoded by the coding sequence ATGCATACATGGGAAAGCTTAATGAAGCAATTAGAGCAGCTGGGCATTGACGGACAAGGGACCTTGCTGGTCCATTCTTCCATGAAGAGCATGGGGCAGGTCGAAGGCGGCGCGGACACGGTCCTCGATGCGCTGACAGCGTATATGAAAGAGGGGCTGCTGGTGCTGCCCACCCACACGTGGTCTTATATCAATGCGGATAATCCGAAATTTTACGTAGACCAATCTCCATCCTGCGTCGGAATCCTGCCGGAGCTTTTTCGCAAACGTCCGGATGTGGTGCGTTCGCTGCACCCCACGCATTCCGTGGCGGCACTGGGCCAGGATGCCATCCCGTTCACAAACGACGACCATCGTTTCGACACGCCATGCGCTAGAGGATCCGCTTGGGGCAAGCTGCTTGACCGCAAGGCGACGATTTTGTTAGTGGGTGTCGATTTAAAACGCAACACCTTTATTCATGGAGTCGAGGAGTGGGTGGACATCCCGGGCAGGTTAACGGATGGCCATGAGAAGCTGTACACGGTTTTACCGGATGGAACGGAAATCCCGGTGCCTTCCCGCAGACATTGCGGGTTGTCGTGGTCGGAGCATTTTTGGAAGGTCGATGAGGTCCTGGAAAGTCGGGGCGCGATGCATAAGGGGCATCTTGGCGATGCCGTCGTCCGGGTATGCGATGCGGCCGCGGTGGCGGATGTCATAACGGAAATGCTCAAGGACAATCCGGACTTGTTCTCGGATAATCAACCCTTGGACCATACCATGCATAACGTTTAG
- a CDS encoding ABC transporter permease — protein sequence MSGFIKKVIRNRFMLLMILPGTIWFLIFAYLPMFGTVLAFKDFRISPDGFFASVFNSEWVGFKNFEYLFTTNDAYIITRNTILYNLAFIILGLVIAVGFAIMLSELVNKRTAKVYQTGMFLPHFLSWVIISYFAFTFLSVDKGTLNQIITYFGGEPISWYSEAKYWPFIIIFVGIWKGVGYNSVIYLAAITGIDKSYYEAAVIDGASKWKQVRYITIPLLKPLMIILTILAIGGIFRSDFGLFYQLPKDSGALYPVTNVIDTFVYRGLINMGDIGMSTAAGLYQSFVGLVLILVANYIVRKIEKDHAIF from the coding sequence ATGTCGGGGTTCATCAAAAAGGTTATACGCAACCGGTTCATGCTGCTGATGATACTGCCCGGAACCATTTGGTTTCTGATCTTTGCATACTTGCCCATGTTCGGCACCGTGCTCGCTTTTAAGGATTTCCGCATCAGCCCGGACGGTTTCTTCGCCAGCGTGTTCAACAGCGAATGGGTAGGATTCAAAAACTTCGAGTATCTGTTTACGACCAATGATGCCTATATCATTACGAGAAATACGATTCTTTATAACCTCGCCTTTATCATTCTGGGCCTGGTCATTGCGGTCGGGTTTGCGATCATGCTGAGCGAGCTTGTCAACAAGCGGACGGCCAAGGTATATCAGACCGGTATGTTTCTGCCGCATTTTTTGTCGTGGGTCATCATCAGTTATTTTGCGTTCACCTTTCTGAGCGTGGACAAAGGAACGCTGAACCAAATCATTACCTATTTCGGAGGAGAGCCGATCAGCTGGTATTCGGAAGCGAAGTATTGGCCCTTCATCATCATTTTTGTCGGCATCTGGAAAGGCGTAGGCTACAACAGCGTTATTTATCTTGCGGCTATCACAGGGATCGACAAGTCTTATTATGAAGCGGCCGTCATCGACGGCGCCAGCAAGTGGAAGCAGGTGCGGTACATCACCATTCCGCTGCTGAAGCCGCTCATGATCATCCTGACCATACTGGCGATCGGCGGCATCTTCCGTTCCGATTTCGGATTGTTCTACCAGCTTCCGAAGGATTCGGGCGCGCTGTACCCGGTTACGAACGTCATCGATACCTTCGTCTACCGCGGTCTGATCAACATGGGAGACATCGGCATGAGCACGGCAGCGGGCTTGTACCAATCGTTTGTCGGACTGGTTCTGATTCTGGTTGCCAATTATATCGTTCGAAAAATCGAAAAAGATCATGCGATCTTCTAA